The sequence CTGGCCGCCGCCACCAAGCTGGCGTGCCGTGGTGACCAGGTGGTGCTGGTCGGCCGGGACCCGTCCCGGTTGCGGGTTGCCGCCGACGAGGTGCGCGAGAGGTCCGGAGAGCGGCCCGAGGTGTTCCGCGCCGACTTCGCGGTGCTCGACGACGTCCGGCAGTTGGCCGAACAACTGCGTGCCGCCTATCACCGGATCGACGTGCTGGCCAACAACGCCGGCGCGATCGTGCTCCAGCCGGTCACCACGGTCGACGGCTTCGAGCTGTCCATCCAGGCCAACCACCTGGCGCCCTTCCTGCTCGGCAGCCTGCTGGCCGACCGGGTGCGCCGGATGGTGGTGACCGCCTCCGGCGCGCACCGCAGCGGCGCCCTCGACCCCGACGATCTCAACGCGCCGCTGCGCCGCTACCGGCCGTTGTCCGCCTACGGCACCCAGCAAGCAGGCGAACATCCTGTTCACCGCGGAGGCGGTGCGGCGGTGGCCGCAGGTCGACTCGTACTGCTTCCATCCCGGGGTGGTGCGGACCCGCTTCGGCAACGACAGCCGGATCGTCGCCCTGGGCATGCGACTGCTGCCGTTCCGTAGCCCGGTCAAGGGGTCGCAGACGCTGGTGTGGCTGGCCAACCAGGACCGGTCCCGGCTGGTCGACGGCGGCTACTACTTCGACTGCCGGCCACGCCGCCCGTGGCCGAAGGCGGCCGACCCGCGACTCGCGGCGCGGCTCTGGACGGCCAGCGCCAGCGCCGTCGGCCTCCCGGACTGACGACACATCGGGCGGGACAACCGGGTCGTCACGGCCGGCAGAAAGTTGCGATACTCCGCGCCATGACGGTCACCGAAGGCGCCAGTCTGCGGGTGCTGGGCAAGGACGAGGAACTGACCACCCGGTTGGACGCGGAGCTGACCGCCTTCAACCAGCAGGCCACCGGCGCCGCCGACGAGGCGGAGCTGTCCGTCCGGGTCACCGACGCGGGCGGTGAACTGCTGGCGGGGTTGACCGGGTGGAGCTGGGGCACCTGCGCCGGGATCAACATGGTCTGGGTACGCGAGGACCGCCGCGGCGAGGGCTGGGGCGGCCGGCTGTTGGCGGCGGCCGAGCAGGAGGCCCGGCGGCGCGGCTGCACCGAGATCTCCGTCGCCTCGTTCTCGTTCCAGGCTCCGGGCTTCTACCGCCGGCACGGCTACCTCGACACCGGCCGCCGGGAGGGCATCCCGGGCGGCCACGTCGACCACCAGTTCTGGAAGTCGCTGGTCACCGACCCGGCCGCCGCGGTGCGCCTGGTCGCGCTGGTGGAGCTGCCCGATGGCACGGTCGACACCGGGCAACGGTACGAGGACACCGTGCTCGCCCGGTTGCCCCGCCACGCCGGCCGGCTGGAGCGACGGTTGCGCACCGGCGACGGGCGCAGCGAGGTGCACGTCATCAGGTTCGACACCCGGGCCGGCTACGAGGCGTTCCTGGCCGATCCGGAGCGGGCCGCGCTGCGGGCGGCGCTCGGTGACGCCGCGCCGGAGACCCGGGTGCTGGAGGTGCACGAGGTCTGACCGGCGGGTTCAGTCCCGGACCGGGGCCGCGTCGGCGGGGACGGCGGTGCTGACCCGCGACGTGCGTCGAGCCGTCCGGGCGGTCGACACCACCACGACGGCGACGCCCGCCAGCAGCAACGCCAGCCCGGGCAGGGTCACCGGGTCGGGCAGCTGCCCCAGCCACGCCCAGCCGATCAGTGCCGCGCCGGGGGCTTCCAGGAGGATCAGCACGCTGACCGTGGTGGCCGAGATGCGGCGCAGCGCGTAGCTGAACATCGAGTGGCCGAGCAGTTGTGCCCCGGCGACCAGGGCGAGCACGGCCAGCCAGGTCCCGGTGTCGAAGCCACTCAGCGGCACCCCGCCGACCAGGCAGACCACCAGCAGGATCAGCCCGCACACCCCGTAGCAGATGGTGGTGTAGGTGGCGTTGCTGACGGTGACCCGGGCACGCTCACCCAGCGCGGTGTACACCGCCGCGAACATCCCCCCGGCGAGGGCCAGCAGGTCACCGGCGAATGCCTCGCCGGAGACCGTGAAATCGGCGCCGGTCGCCAACCCCGCCCCGACGACCGCCACCCCGATGCCGGCCCACACCCCCAGCGGCAGCCGGCGGCCCTGCACCCGGGCGATCAGGCCCTGCCAGACCGGCTGGGTGGCGACCAGTGCCGTCGCCGCGGCCACCGAGGTGAGCTTCGCACTCGGCATCCAGGCGGCGAAGTGGGCCGCCAACGCCACCCCGGACAACACGCAGAACATGCCCTCGCGCCGGCCCACCC is a genomic window of Micromonospora tarapacensis containing:
- a CDS encoding DMT family transporter, with amino-acid sequence MRLVSPEPQRPPLDLLTGGALALAVVAVSSSAPLIAFAAAPALAIAFWRNLLAVAVLSPFALARRRAEFRSLVSGVGRREGMFCVLSGVALAAHFAAWMPSAKLTSVAAATALVATQPVWQGLIARVQGRRLPLGVWAGIGVAVVGAGLATGADFTVSGEAFAGDLLALAGGMFAAVYTALGERARVTVSNATYTTICYGVCGLILLVVCLVGGVPLSGFDTGTWLAVLALVAGAQLLGHSMFSYALRRISATTVSVLILLEAPGAALIGWAWLGQLPDPVTLPGLALLLAGVAVVVVSTARTARRTSRVSTAVPADAAPVRD
- a CDS encoding GNAT family N-acetyltransferase, whose protein sequence is MTVTEGASLRVLGKDEELTTRLDAELTAFNQQATGAADEAELSVRVTDAGGELLAGLTGWSWGTCAGINMVWVREDRRGEGWGGRLLAAAEQEARRRGCTEISVASFSFQAPGFYRRHGYLDTGRREGIPGGHVDHQFWKSLVTDPAAAVRLVALVELPDGTVDTGQRYEDTVLARLPRHAGRLERRLRTGDGRSEVHVIRFDTRAGYEAFLADPERAALRAALGDAAPETRVLEVHEV